A single window of Actinoallomurus bryophytorum DNA harbors:
- a CDS encoding HAD-IIA family hydrolase: MSERKQIECWLTDMDGVLVHEGRPVPGAREFLSRLTEAGRRFLVLTNNSIYTPGDLHVRLRAAGLDVPAEAIYTSALATAQFLNDQRPRGSAFVLGESGLTTALHEVGYVLTDIDPDYVVLGETRTYSFTSITRAIRLIDGGARFIATNPDPVGPSAEGSLPATGAVAALITKATNVTPYFVGKPNPLMMRSALNTVGGHSETTAMIGDRMDTDVVSGMEAGLYTILVLTGVTQPNDVDRFPFKPSRIAASIAELVDMVD, translated from the coding sequence ATGAGCGAGCGTAAGCAGATCGAGTGCTGGTTGACCGACATGGACGGGGTCCTCGTCCATGAGGGCCGGCCGGTGCCCGGAGCCAGGGAGTTCCTGTCCCGGCTGACCGAGGCCGGCCGCCGGTTCCTGGTACTCACGAACAATTCGATCTACACGCCGGGAGACCTGCACGTACGCCTGCGGGCGGCCGGTCTGGACGTGCCCGCCGAGGCGATCTACACCTCCGCCCTGGCCACCGCGCAGTTCCTCAACGACCAGCGCCCGCGCGGCTCGGCGTTCGTCCTGGGCGAGTCCGGCCTGACGACGGCGCTGCACGAGGTGGGGTACGTGCTGACCGACATCGACCCGGACTACGTCGTACTGGGCGAGACCCGTACGTACAGCTTCACGTCGATCACCCGCGCGATCCGCCTGATCGACGGCGGAGCCCGGTTCATCGCGACCAACCCGGACCCGGTGGGCCCGTCGGCCGAGGGATCGCTGCCGGCCACCGGAGCGGTCGCCGCACTGATCACCAAGGCCACCAACGTGACGCCGTACTTCGTCGGCAAGCCGAACCCGCTGATGATGCGCAGCGCACTCAACACCGTCGGCGGCCACAGCGAGACGACCGCGATGATCGGCGACCGGATGGACACCGACGTCGTGTCGGGCATGGAGGCGGGGCTCTACACGATCCTGGTCCTGACCGGCGTGACTCAGCCGAACGACGTCGACCGGTTCCCCTTCAAGCCCTCACGCATCGCCGCCTCGATCGCCGAACTGGTGGACATGGTCGACTGA
- a CDS encoding ATP-binding SpoIIE family protein phosphatase: MRWRGQERAESAEVHEHLAFLHAATVRIGGDLELTQVVSALCDTVVPRIADLAAAYLYEKVLTDGEPPQLPGAPRDGVLRQVAIAEDVRPTGHPLTGKVAVCDLTGPFAMTMATGQLVMWPGPDHERHDLDCLLPADPPGSLLVAPLRAGQHMLGFAVLLRGAQRSGFDEIDVLTATLMTDQAALGAHKALLYQREARVADALQRSMLPKHPPQLAGVEIAYRYLPGNRAAQVGGDWFDAIPLPGSRVALVVGDVMGHGVQSAATMGQLRTAVRTLAALDPPPDQVLRHLDRLFEDTVGQYSEQYLATCVYCVYDPVARRCSIANAGHVPPVLVHPDGRAELIPVPAGVPLGVGNVSFQTIQVPTPDGGLIALCTDGLVESRDHDITEGLDALCDSLTTAAATPDDLCENVLRALHTDEREDDVALLIARFDGIPNASVAHWTMRPHAEAARHVRGLIATTLAGWGLDEEIDTASLLATELVTNAIRYTTRPITMRLLRTETLLCEVTDDDHNLPVLREPGDNDEGGRGIYLVSRLSHRWGASHTASGKAVWFELAL; the protein is encoded by the coding sequence GTGAGGTGGCGCGGTCAGGAGCGGGCCGAATCCGCCGAGGTACACGAGCACCTCGCCTTCCTGCACGCCGCGACGGTGCGCATCGGCGGCGATCTCGAGCTCACCCAGGTGGTCAGCGCGCTGTGTGACACGGTCGTGCCACGGATCGCCGACCTCGCCGCGGCGTACCTGTACGAAAAGGTGCTCACGGACGGCGAACCTCCTCAGCTGCCCGGCGCCCCGCGCGACGGCGTCCTCCGCCAGGTAGCGATCGCCGAGGACGTCCGGCCGACCGGCCACCCGCTCACCGGCAAGGTCGCCGTGTGCGATCTGACCGGGCCGTTCGCCATGACGATGGCCACCGGGCAGCTGGTCATGTGGCCGGGCCCGGACCACGAGCGCCACGATCTCGACTGCCTGCTGCCCGCCGATCCGCCCGGCTCGCTCCTGGTGGCGCCGCTGCGGGCGGGTCAGCACATGCTCGGGTTCGCGGTCCTGCTGCGCGGCGCCCAGCGATCCGGCTTCGACGAGATCGACGTGCTGACCGCCACGCTCATGACCGACCAGGCGGCGCTCGGCGCCCACAAGGCGCTGCTCTACCAGCGGGAGGCGCGCGTCGCCGACGCGCTCCAGCGCAGCATGCTGCCCAAGCATCCGCCACAGCTGGCCGGCGTCGAGATCGCGTACCGCTACCTGCCGGGCAACCGTGCCGCCCAGGTCGGGGGTGACTGGTTCGACGCGATCCCGCTGCCCGGCAGCCGCGTCGCGCTCGTGGTGGGCGACGTGATGGGGCACGGCGTGCAGTCCGCCGCGACGATGGGCCAGCTGCGTACGGCGGTGCGTACCCTCGCCGCCCTCGACCCGCCTCCGGACCAGGTCCTGCGCCACCTGGACCGGCTCTTCGAGGACACGGTCGGGCAGTACAGCGAGCAGTACCTCGCGACCTGCGTGTACTGCGTGTACGACCCGGTCGCCCGGCGCTGCTCCATCGCGAACGCCGGGCATGTTCCGCCCGTGCTCGTCCACCCTGACGGCCGCGCGGAGCTCATCCCGGTCCCGGCCGGGGTCCCGCTCGGCGTCGGCAATGTGTCGTTCCAGACGATCCAGGTCCCGACGCCGGACGGCGGACTGATCGCGCTGTGCACCGACGGCCTGGTCGAGTCGCGCGACCACGACATCACCGAAGGGCTCGACGCCCTGTGCGACAGCCTGACCACGGCCGCCGCCACCCCGGACGACCTGTGCGAGAACGTCCTGCGCGCCCTCCACACCGACGAGCGCGAGGACGACGTCGCCCTCCTCATCGCGCGCTTCGACGGCATCCCGAACGCCAGCGTGGCCCACTGGACCATGCGCCCGCACGCGGAGGCGGCACGCCACGTACGCGGGCTGATCGCCACGACACTCGCCGGCTGGGGCCTGGACGAGGAGATCGACACCGCGTCGCTGCTGGCGACGGAGCTGGTCACCAACGCCATCCGCTACACCACGCGGCCGATCACGATGCGGCTGCTGCGCACGGAGACTCTGCTGTGCGAGGTCACCGACGACGACCACAACCTGCCCGTCCTGCGCGAACCCGGCGACAACGACGAGGGCGGGCGCGGCATCTACCTGGTCAGCCGGCTCTCCCACCGCTGGGGCGCCAGCCACACCGCCTCCGGCAAGGCCGTCTGGTTCGAGCTCGCGCTCTAG
- a CDS encoding class I SAM-dependent DNA methyltransferase, producing MAEDHDVVRARADRRAMQAWAFDRIGEHYDQAFPHKEGQVAAGSWLIERLAAGSRVLDAGCGTGMPTARQFVDAGHKVTGVDISEEMLRLARREVPEAEFHHDDIADLDPSLGVFAAIVAFFSLLMLPRADIPPVLSKIHDLLEPDGYFLLSMVEADLDDTPLDFLGSPVRVTGYVRDELRALVTEAGFEIIELRSLSYAPASTDLAPEVQLFLFCRRDGRR from the coding sequence ATGGCCGAGGATCACGATGTCGTACGCGCCCGTGCCGATCGGCGGGCCATGCAGGCCTGGGCCTTCGATCGGATCGGCGAGCACTACGACCAGGCGTTCCCGCACAAGGAGGGCCAGGTCGCGGCCGGTTCGTGGCTGATCGAGCGGTTGGCGGCGGGCTCGCGAGTACTCGACGCCGGGTGCGGCACGGGCATGCCGACGGCGCGCCAGTTCGTCGACGCCGGGCACAAGGTGACCGGAGTCGACATCTCCGAGGAGATGCTCCGGCTGGCCCGCCGCGAGGTCCCGGAGGCGGAATTCCACCACGATGACATCGCCGACCTCGATCCGTCTTTAGGGGTTTTTGCGGCAATCGTCGCATTCTTCTCGTTGCTGATGCTGCCCCGGGCGGACATCCCTCCCGTTCTGTCCAAAATCCACGATCTGCTCGAGCCGGATGGGTACTTTCTGCTCAGCATGGTGGAGGCCGATCTCGACGACACTCCCCTCGACTTCCTCGGCAGCCCCGTACGCGTCACCGGCTACGTACGCGATGAGCTGCGGGCGCTCGTGACCGAGGCGGGCTTCGAGATCATCGAGCTACGATCCCTGTCGTACGCGCCGGCCAGCACCGATCTCGCCCCCGAGGTGCAGCTGTTCCTGTTCTGCCGCCGTGACGGTCGTCGGTGA
- a CDS encoding adenylate/guanylate cyclase domain-containing protein, with translation MAGRTRTGGLRAWLDGPDGAPLAVLERRTRWLLIFAVGGANLSGALFVLLFSTFVMPDPPGLSNPDKIRLINLVVFSAYVVFGAPIGVAWGMRLFRPVRSFAGHEHDPSEAERRAVLRGPLRLMAMQATLWGFGAVVWAAIDLAFSPLLALKVSMITLLGAITTCAVVYLLTERLLRPIAAVVMAARAATHDGWFGITPRTMLAWALGTAVPLLGLVITAIAALVVTGMSLTQLAVTILVLGGVALLVGFQITYIAARAVADPVRSVREGLARIERGDLGAAIPVYDASELGGLQAGFNHMVDGLRENERVRDLFGRHVGEDVARHALEHGVALGGGEVCDAAVIFADLQGSTRLAATRPPGEVVALLNAYFGIVVDVVSAHGGLINKFQGDAALAIFGAPQPLEDPAGQALAAARKLSRRLQAELPQLLAGIGVSSGQVVAGHIGAEERLEYTVIGDPVNEAARLSDIAKSTNERLLASATVVAAAQPAEAAHWRLGNTVTLRGRPARTRLATPFGPPPPRGIQRVLRIINRK, from the coding sequence GTGGCCGGGAGGACGCGAACCGGGGGGCTCCGGGCCTGGCTCGATGGTCCGGACGGCGCCCCCCTTGCCGTGCTCGAGCGCCGTACGCGGTGGTTGCTCATCTTCGCGGTGGGTGGCGCCAATCTCAGTGGTGCCCTGTTCGTCCTGCTGTTCTCCACCTTCGTGATGCCCGACCCGCCCGGACTGTCCAACCCGGACAAGATCCGGCTGATCAACCTCGTGGTCTTCTCCGCCTACGTCGTCTTCGGGGCGCCGATCGGGGTCGCCTGGGGGATGCGGCTGTTCCGGCCGGTGCGGAGCTTCGCCGGGCACGAACACGACCCCAGCGAGGCCGAGCGCCGGGCGGTTCTGCGCGGGCCGTTGCGGCTCATGGCCATGCAGGCGACACTCTGGGGTTTCGGCGCCGTCGTCTGGGCCGCCATCGATCTCGCCTTCTCACCCTTGCTCGCGCTCAAGGTGAGCATGATCACGCTGCTCGGTGCGATCACCACCTGCGCGGTCGTCTATCTGCTCACCGAGCGGCTGCTGCGGCCGATCGCGGCGGTGGTGATGGCGGCGCGGGCGGCCACGCACGACGGGTGGTTCGGCATCACGCCGCGGACCATGCTCGCCTGGGCGCTGGGTACCGCCGTGCCGCTGCTCGGCCTGGTCATCACCGCGATCGCCGCGCTCGTGGTCACCGGCATGTCGCTCACCCAGCTCGCGGTCACGATTCTGGTGCTCGGCGGGGTCGCCCTGCTGGTGGGGTTCCAGATCACCTACATCGCCGCGCGGGCGGTCGCCGATCCCGTGCGGTCGGTACGCGAGGGGCTCGCCCGGATCGAACGCGGTGACCTCGGCGCGGCGATACCCGTCTACGACGCGAGCGAGCTGGGCGGGCTCCAGGCCGGGTTCAACCACATGGTGGACGGCCTGCGCGAGAACGAGCGCGTACGTGACCTGTTCGGCCGGCACGTCGGTGAGGACGTCGCCCGGCACGCGCTGGAGCACGGCGTCGCGCTCGGTGGCGGCGAGGTCTGCGACGCCGCCGTGATCTTCGCCGATCTCCAGGGTTCGACCCGGCTGGCCGCGACCCGGCCGCCCGGTGAGGTCGTCGCCCTCCTCAACGCGTACTTCGGCATCGTGGTCGACGTCGTGTCGGCGCACGGCGGTCTGATCAACAAGTTCCAGGGCGACGCGGCTTTGGCGATCTTCGGTGCGCCGCAGCCGCTGGAGGACCCAGCCGGGCAGGCCCTCGCCGCCGCGCGCAAGCTCTCCCGGCGGCTGCAGGCCGAGCTGCCCCAGCTCCTGGCCGGGATCGGGGTCTCGTCGGGCCAGGTGGTCGCCGGCCACATCGGCGCGGAGGAGCGGCTGGAGTACACCGTCATCGGCGACCCGGTCAACGAGGCGGCACGGCTGAGCGACATCGCCAAGTCGACCAACGAACGCCTCCTGGCCTCCGCCACGGTCGTCGCCGCCGCGCAGCCGGCCGAGGCCGCGCACTGGCGCCTCGGCAACACGGTGACTCTCCGCGGCCGCCCCGCGCGTACCCGCCTGGCCACGCCGTTCGGCCCTCCGCCGCCGAGAGGTATCCAGCGCGTCCTCAGGATCATCAACCGCAAGTGA
- a CDS encoding aldo/keto reductase — MTVMRRMGLGLAALGRPAYINLGRNGELPAERTVEAMRAATWRVLDAAYAAGVRWVDAARSYGRSEEFLAGWLEKRRPSGITVSSKWGYAYVGGWRVDADVHEVKEHSLARFTAQLAETRGLLGAHLDVYQVHSLTPDSPLFGDAALQDAIAALADDGVRVGFSTSGPAQADTVRRALELEAGGRRLFTTVQSTWNLLEPSVATALAEAHDDGVHVLVKEALANGRLAADPPEPLRRAAERYGAGADTVALAAALAQPWADTVLSGAVSVAQLDSNLQAGTLTLDGHERDELVRLAASPDDYWRDRAALTWN; from the coding sequence ATGACGGTCATGCGGCGGATGGGGCTGGGGCTGGCGGCGCTCGGGCGGCCCGCGTACATCAACCTGGGGCGGAACGGTGAGTTGCCGGCCGAGCGGACGGTCGAGGCGATGCGGGCGGCGACCTGGCGCGTGCTGGACGCCGCGTACGCCGCCGGGGTTCGGTGGGTGGACGCGGCGCGTTCGTACGGGCGGTCGGAGGAGTTCCTCGCCGGATGGCTGGAAAAGCGCCGTCCCTCCGGCATCACCGTCTCCAGCAAGTGGGGGTACGCCTACGTCGGTGGCTGGCGGGTCGACGCCGACGTGCACGAGGTCAAGGAGCACTCACTCGCGCGGTTCACGGCGCAGCTCGCCGAGACCCGCGGGCTGCTCGGCGCGCACCTCGACGTCTACCAGGTGCACTCGCTCACTCCCGACAGCCCGTTGTTCGGCGACGCGGCGCTGCAGGACGCCATCGCGGCGCTGGCCGATGACGGTGTACGGGTCGGGTTCTCCACCTCCGGGCCCGCCCAGGCCGACACCGTACGGCGGGCGCTGGAGCTGGAGGCCGGCGGGCGGCGGCTGTTCACGACCGTCCAGTCGACCTGGAACCTCCTGGAACCCTCCGTCGCCACCGCCCTCGCCGAGGCCCACGATGACGGTGTGCATGTTCTCGTCAAGGAGGCGCTCGCGAACGGGCGGCTGGCGGCCGACCCGCCGGAGCCGTTGCGGCGGGCGGCGGAGCGGTACGGCGCCGGAGCGGACACGGTCGCGCTCGCCGCGGCGCTCGCCCAGCCCTGGGCGGACACCGTTCTGTCAGGGGCGGTCAGCGTCGCGCAACTGGACAGCAACCTCCAGGCGGGGACACTCACCCTAGACGGGCACGAACGGGACGAACTAGTGCGTTTGGCGGCCTCCCCGGACGATTACTGGAGGGACCGCGCCGCTCTGACCTGGAACTGA
- a CDS encoding thiamine pyrophosphate-binding protein yields MIVAEAVGQALARLGVRTVFGVVGSGNFHVTNALVAGGARFVAARHEAGAATMADAFARSGGGVGVLSVHQGPGLTNALTGITEAAKSRTPLLVLAAETAGAAVRSNFRVDQAALATAVGAVPERLHSPASAMADLARAWRTAVIERRTVVLGLPLDVQAAEHTGPSEVAPPPEPPAPVPPPEALARLADVLAGARRPVFLAGRGARAAGVPLRALAERTGALLATSAVARGLFRGEAFDLDVSGGFASPVTAELVRGADLLVGWGCSLNMWTLRHGSLVGEGTTVVQIDLDTGALGANRRIDLGLVGDVAGTALAVEAELARRGHSSPGARSPELAARLAREVRWRDVPFEDDSDDATIDPRTLSIALDDLLPAPRTVAVDSGNFMGYPAMYLEVPEGGLVFTQAYQSIGLGLATAIGAAVARPDRLTVAALGDGGALMGIAELETAVRLRLGLLIVVYDDEAYGAEVHHFGPDGHPLDTVRFPPADIAEIGRGFGCSAITVRRREDLAPVSDWLTGPRDRPLVVHAKVTTGRPSWWLEEAFRGH; encoded by the coding sequence TTGATCGTCGCGGAGGCCGTGGGCCAGGCGCTCGCGCGGCTCGGCGTCCGCACCGTCTTCGGCGTCGTGGGCAGCGGCAACTTCCACGTCACCAACGCGCTGGTCGCGGGCGGCGCCCGGTTCGTCGCGGCCCGGCACGAGGCCGGTGCCGCGACGATGGCCGACGCGTTCGCCCGGTCGGGCGGCGGCGTGGGCGTGCTGTCCGTGCACCAGGGGCCTGGCCTGACCAACGCGCTCACCGGGATCACCGAGGCGGCCAAGAGCCGCACGCCGCTGCTCGTGCTGGCCGCCGAGACCGCCGGGGCGGCGGTGCGGTCCAACTTCCGCGTCGACCAGGCGGCGCTGGCCACCGCCGTCGGTGCGGTGCCGGAGCGGCTCCACTCCCCCGCGTCCGCGATGGCCGACCTGGCACGCGCGTGGCGCACGGCGGTCATCGAGCGCCGCACCGTCGTGCTCGGCCTGCCGCTCGACGTCCAGGCCGCCGAGCACACCGGGCCCTCCGAGGTGGCACCGCCACCGGAGCCACCCGCGCCGGTGCCGCCGCCGGAGGCCCTCGCCCGGCTCGCCGACGTGCTGGCCGGCGCCCGGCGGCCGGTGTTCCTGGCCGGCCGCGGCGCGCGGGCGGCCGGCGTTCCCCTGCGGGCGCTGGCCGAACGCACCGGTGCACTGCTCGCGACGTCGGCGGTGGCACGTGGGCTGTTCCGCGGTGAGGCGTTCGACCTGGACGTCAGCGGCGGCTTCGCCTCACCGGTGACGGCCGAGCTGGTCCGCGGCGCCGACCTGCTCGTCGGGTGGGGCTGCTCGCTCAACATGTGGACGCTCCGCCACGGCTCGCTGGTCGGCGAGGGCACGACGGTCGTCCAGATCGACCTGGACACCGGCGCGCTGGGCGCCAACCGCCGGATCGACCTCGGCCTGGTGGGCGACGTCGCGGGGACCGCGCTGGCCGTCGAGGCGGAGCTGGCCCGTCGCGGCCACTCGTCCCCTGGCGCCCGCTCCCCCGAACTGGCGGCGCGACTCGCCCGCGAGGTGCGCTGGCGCGACGTTCCGTTCGAGGACGACTCGGACGATGCGACGATCGATCCGCGGACGCTGTCGATCGCCCTGGACGACCTGCTGCCGGCGCCGCGCACGGTCGCCGTCGACTCCGGCAACTTCATGGGCTATCCGGCGATGTACCTCGAGGTGCCCGAAGGCGGCCTGGTGTTCACGCAGGCATACCAGTCGATCGGACTGGGCCTGGCCACCGCCATCGGGGCAGCGGTCGCCCGCCCCGACCGGCTGACGGTGGCCGCGCTGGGCGACGGCGGCGCACTGATGGGCATCGCCGAGCTGGAGACCGCCGTGCGCCTGCGGCTGGGCCTGCTCATCGTGGTCTACGACGACGAGGCGTACGGCGCGGAGGTCCACCACTTCGGCCCGGACGGGCATCCGCTCGACACCGTCCGGTTCCCGCCGGCCGACATCGCGGAGATCGGCCGGGGGTTCGGATGCTCGGCGATCACCGTACGCCGCCGGGAGGATCTGGCCCCGGTCTCGGACTGGCTGACCGGCCCGCGCGACCGGCCCCTGGTCGTACACGCCAAGGTGACGACCGGGCGCCCGTCATGGTGGCTGGAGGAGGCGTTCCGCGGACACTGA
- a CDS encoding cyclase family protein has protein sequence MSLLAQLTAAIGDGSIEVVDLTAPLSETTPILKLPEPFGNTVNFSLREISRYDDRGPAWYWNDIVTGEHTGTHFDAPVHWITGRDGEDVSQVAPRRLVAPAVVLDVADRVAGDPDFLLQIDDVRAWAETNGPLPDGGWLLYRTGWDTRSSDQEEFLNADETGSHTPGISAECARWLAEETPIIGLGVETVGTDAGGAPGLDPPFPCHSFLLGAGKYGLTQLRNLDRLPVRGAAVIASPLPIVGGSGSPARVLALVEH, from the coding sequence ATGTCCCTGCTCGCTCAACTGACCGCCGCGATCGGCGACGGCTCGATCGAGGTCGTCGACCTGACCGCTCCGCTCTCGGAGACGACGCCGATCCTGAAGCTGCCCGAGCCGTTCGGCAACACGGTCAACTTCTCGTTGCGGGAGATCAGCCGTTACGACGACCGGGGACCGGCCTGGTACTGGAACGACATCGTGACCGGTGAGCACACCGGCACCCATTTCGACGCCCCCGTGCACTGGATCACCGGCCGCGACGGCGAGGACGTCTCCCAGGTCGCGCCCCGGCGGCTCGTCGCCCCCGCGGTGGTGCTCGACGTGGCGGACCGGGTCGCGGGCGACCCCGACTTCCTGCTCCAGATCGACGACGTACGCGCGTGGGCCGAGACCAACGGCCCGCTTCCCGACGGTGGCTGGCTGCTCTACCGGACCGGCTGGGACACGCGCTCGAGTGACCAGGAGGAGTTCCTCAACGCCGACGAGACCGGTTCGCACACGCCGGGCATCTCCGCCGAGTGCGCGCGCTGGCTGGCCGAGGAGACACCGATCATCGGCCTCGGCGTGGAAACCGTCGGTACGGACGCGGGCGGCGCCCCGGGGCTGGACCCGCCGTTCCCGTGCCACTCCTTCCTGCTCGGCGCGGGCAAGTACGGGCTGACGCAGTTGCGCAACCTCGACCGGCTGCCCGTACGCGGTGCCGCGGTGATCGCCTCGCCGCTGCCGATCGTCGGCGGCTCGGGCAGCCCGGCACGCGTCCTCGCCCTGGTCGAGCATTGA
- the fdhA gene encoding formaldehyde dehydrogenase, glutathione-independent yields MADTNRGVVYQGSGTVTVEDLDYPELTLHEQNGRRLQHGAILKVLATNICGSDQHMVRGRTTAPVGQTLGHEITGEVIELGSDVEFIKKGDLVSVPFNIACGRCRNCKERNTGVCENVNPARAGAAYGYVDMGGWRGGQARYVTVPYADFNLLKIPADRDTVMAKLTDLAMLSDIFPTGYHGAYTAGVTTGSTVYVAGAGPVGLACATACLLLGAAVVIVGDMVDSRLEQARSFGCETIDLSAHGDLPEQIEQVLGVPEVDAAVDCVGFEARGHGKDAGEQPATVLNSVMEITRAAGGIGIPGLYVTGDPGGVDENAQVGQLGIRIGLGWAKSHVFTTGQCPVMRYNRQLMMAILHDRVQIARNVNATVIPLDDAPAGYREFDQGAARKYVLDPHGLVNA; encoded by the coding sequence GTGGCGGACACCAACCGAGGCGTCGTGTACCAGGGATCCGGCACTGTCACTGTCGAGGATCTGGACTATCCGGAACTGACGCTGCACGAACAGAACGGACGCAGACTCCAGCACGGAGCGATCCTGAAAGTCCTCGCCACCAACATCTGCGGCTCCGACCAGCACATGGTGCGCGGCCGTACGACCGCCCCCGTGGGCCAGACACTCGGCCACGAGATCACCGGCGAGGTGATCGAGCTCGGCTCGGACGTGGAGTTCATCAAGAAGGGCGACCTGGTCAGCGTCCCCTTCAATATCGCGTGCGGTCGTTGCCGCAACTGCAAGGAACGCAACACGGGCGTGTGCGAGAACGTCAACCCGGCACGCGCCGGCGCGGCGTACGGCTACGTCGACATGGGCGGCTGGCGTGGCGGTCAGGCCCGTTACGTCACGGTCCCGTACGCCGACTTCAACCTTCTCAAGATCCCGGCCGATCGCGACACGGTGATGGCCAAGCTGACCGACCTGGCGATGCTGTCCGACATCTTCCCGACCGGGTACCACGGCGCGTACACCGCCGGGGTCACCACCGGCTCGACCGTGTACGTCGCGGGCGCCGGGCCGGTCGGCCTGGCGTGCGCCACGGCGTGCCTGCTGCTCGGCGCGGCCGTCGTCATCGTCGGCGACATGGTCGACTCGCGGCTCGAGCAGGCGAGGAGCTTCGGCTGCGAGACCATCGACCTGTCCGCGCACGGCGACCTCCCCGAGCAGATCGAGCAGGTCCTCGGCGTACCCGAGGTGGACGCCGCCGTCGACTGCGTCGGCTTCGAGGCCCGCGGCCACGGCAAGGACGCCGGCGAGCAGCCGGCCACCGTGCTCAACTCAGTCATGGAGATCACCAGGGCGGCCGGCGGCATCGGCATCCCCGGTCTCTACGTCACCGGCGACCCTGGCGGTGTCGACGAGAACGCCCAGGTCGGGCAGCTCGGGATACGGATCGGGCTCGGCTGGGCCAAGTCGCACGTCTTCACCACCGGCCAGTGCCCCGTCATGCGTTACAACCGGCAGCTGATGATGGCGATCCTGCACGACCGCGTACAGATCGCCCGCAACGTCAACGCCACGGTCATCCCGCTGGACGACGCTCCGGCCGGGTACCGGGAGTTCGACCAGGGCGCGGCGCGCAAGTACGTGCTGGACCCGCACGGGCTGGTGAACGCCTGA